CAAACTGAACTACAACCCCGGCTAATTTATCATCCAAGCCCCTGAAGGCCTGAACTAAAAGCTATATATCAAAGAGCAGTACCAACAAGCAACCCTAATTTATACCCAATTAAGGTTTTGTCAATAGCTAATTTATCCAAAAAGCTGAACTTTTCCTGTTTCTTTATTAAGTCTGCTTACCTATCGGTTAAAGAGATAAATTCCTGAACAGCAAATGCTTGTTTTTGCCGGAATCTATATGGGCGATACTGGATTCGAACCAGTGACCTCCTGCTTGTAAGGCAGGCGCTCTAAACCAACTGAGCTAATCGCCCGCAGAAGCTTCGACAGGCGGTTTCGTATCTTCTTTCTTCTTCCCGGAATAGAGTATCGCGACCGGAATTATTACGCAGTAACCAACAACCAAAAGTATCGGGGCGAGCGTGATGTCACCCAATATAAGGGCGATAAATCCAACCAGGATCGTCACCAGTCCGACAGCGAATAACAGGTAGTTATTGCGCTCAAACGGAAAATCGGATTTTACGCGCTTGCGTGGACGCGGAGCAGGCCGTTTCTGATCGTCGGCCATCGCCCGGGCCTGTTTTTTGGTTTTGATCTTGTACTTCTTTTTCGCCATAGTCTACGGAATTTACCGGATCGTTTAAAAATGTCAAGTCAATAATTTCTATCAGGTTTCGGGAGTTTTACAATCAACCGCGAGCATAGTTCGTGAATATATCCATGTTACAACAACGAACACATAATTGATATTACTATTGATTATTCATGAAGGCAAAAAAGAAGGAGAAGTCTGGGAGACTTCTCCTTGACCACACACCCGCAATGGACTGCTATCTATCAGGAGGGATACGCCTGATCCTGCTTTTTGTAGACCGGCGCAGGAACCGGATTGGGAGGTATTATCAAGCTTTTTATGTATTTAACTAATTTTATTATCGTTCTCATCATCATCTCTTTCTCATCGCGTTCACTTAATTAAATGCAAAATCGGGGCAAAAGTTTCAGAATATTTCAAAATAAATCATAATTTTTTTAGTATGAATTTACTATTATGAACAGCATAGACTTACGAGATCGTCAGGTTGCACAAAAATCGAATTGCGGGAGGGTTTTTAACTGAATCCGGGTTCAATCGCGAAACATCAGGAAAGCTTCGGGTAGAAAATCGATCATATCGGCAGGTGTCATACCGATCGATCCAAGATCGGCGCGGGCCAGATCACCGGCCATACCATGAAGATACGCCCCGCAACAGGCCGCCTCGAGCGGGTCCAGTCCCTGGGTCAGAAGTGCGGCGATAATCCCGGTCAGGACATCACCCGAACCACCAGTGGCCATACCGATGTTGCCGGTTGGATTGAGGTAGATATTGCCATCGGGATCGGCAATATAGGTCGGTGCACCTTTGAGTAAAACGATTTTTCCCAGTTTTTCGGCCGCCTCCCGGGCATATCTCATTCGGTCCGAGGCAATTTCTGCAGTCGGAATTTCGATCAATCTTGACAGTTCGCCCGGATGAGGGGTAATCACGCAGGGAAAAACTGCTTCTATCAGCGGATTGACATCGCCCTCGAAGCAGTTCAAACCGTCGGCATCGATAACCGTCGGAATATTGATTTTTTTCATCAGCCGTTTGACCAGTTCGCAGGTCTCATGATGGGTGCCGATTCCGGGACCCAGCGCGCAGGCATCAGCATCATCCATGTACTGACCGAATTCACCCAGTCCACGCAACGCCAGACATCGCTTTTTTCCCACTTCCGGCAGGGGACGGGTAATCGTTTCGGTCAACTTGATTTCGCAGATATCATTGATACTTTTCGGCAACCCCAGGTAACAGAGTCCGATCCCGGAGCGTGTCGCGGAACTTGCGGTCATACAGGCGGCACCGGTCATACCCTCCGAGCCGGCGATTATAAACAGCTTACCGCGACTGCCTTTATGGCCGTCGGGGGGATGAAACGGCAGGTTGATGGTCAGGTATTCAGCATCGATCAGGTTCAGCCGGAGGTCCTCAGATTCGATAACTTCGTCGGGGATGCCGATATCGATTACCTCCAGGTGACCGACATTCTGCTTACC
The genomic region above belongs to Candidatus Zixiibacteriota bacterium and contains:
- a CDS encoding NAD(P)H-hydrate dehydratase, giving the protein MKIVTAKQMQAIDKITIEEHGIDGLTLMENAGLGIAEAIVQYIEGELEDFKVAILCGKGNNGGDGFVVGRYLSEWGSEVIFYLLGEKSDLKGDAKTNLERAEELELAVEEVSSVDDLEIDDDTDLIIDAIFGTGFHGDIRSPIDEIVDFISELDIPIVSVDCPSGLNSSTGELSSSSVSAEFTATLALPKIGQLVYPGKQNVGHLEVIDIGIPDEVIESEDLRLNLIDAEYLTINLPFHPPDGHKGSRGKLFIIAGSEGMTGAACMTASSATRSGIGLCYLGLPKSINDICEIKLTETITRPLPEVGKKRCLALRGLGEFGQYMDDADACALGPGIGTHHETCELVKRLMKKINIPTVIDADGLNCFEGDVNPLIEAVFPCVITPHPGELSRLIEIPTAEIASDRMRYAREAAEKLGKIVLLKGAPTYIADPDGNIYLNPTGNIGMATGGSGDVLTGIIAALLTQGLDPLEAACCGAYLHGMAGDLARADLGSIGMTPADMIDFLPEAFLMFRD